From a single Cyclobacterium marinum DSM 745 genomic region:
- a CDS encoding DUF4271 domain-containing protein: MRWFGHLFVFQGLVLVVLIGLPISSIAQVLVNYDSALHENLSEGWLKRNESISVQVNANQFQDASWQIQLPEGSSLFFNEALWDHYLQDTLLVINNKSVLPYLDDEGNLEIIAFKPGISSEHFSLQKGYFNSSGERVETAKVLEKRKKDEIRDFFFIALIAVLFLIAIFRAFFPSIFGIFWNPKSVFSIEDIWDSGSFSKIYSAELLFYLVLINMSTGLLVILVVHGLGIDFFGLGLESGIEKLVFAWLIFSLLLTIITFFKFIWLGTGAFLFSLNKIAFPHFFYLLKVRGFALFIIIGMLVLVYANNWVSLYEHFSYMYYTFFLIYSLGLIGLAIWLYKKNGFNNYHLFSYLCTSELIPFLVICKLLLG; encoded by the coding sequence ATGAGGTGGTTTGGTCATTTATTCGTGTTTCAAGGACTGGTTTTAGTGGTATTAATTGGCTTGCCTATAAGTTCGATCGCTCAGGTTTTGGTGAATTATGATTCAGCCCTCCATGAAAATTTATCAGAGGGCTGGTTAAAGCGCAATGAATCAATTTCAGTTCAAGTGAATGCCAATCAATTCCAAGATGCCTCTTGGCAAATTCAATTACCGGAAGGCAGCAGCCTGTTTTTCAATGAAGCTTTATGGGATCATTATTTACAAGACACACTACTGGTAATCAATAATAAATCTGTACTTCCCTACTTAGATGATGAGGGTAATCTGGAGATTATTGCCTTTAAGCCTGGTATTTCTTCAGAACATTTTTCATTGCAAAAAGGGTATTTCAATAGTTCAGGGGAAAGGGTTGAAACAGCAAAAGTTTTAGAAAAGCGGAAGAAAGATGAAATTAGAGATTTTTTCTTCATTGCGTTAATTGCTGTGTTATTTTTAATTGCCATTTTCAGGGCTTTTTTCCCTTCCATTTTTGGGATTTTCTGGAACCCAAAAAGTGTATTTTCTATTGAAGACATTTGGGACTCGGGGAGTTTTTCAAAAATTTATTCTGCCGAGTTGTTATTTTACTTGGTTTTGATCAATATGAGTACAGGCCTATTGGTTATTTTGGTAGTACACGGTTTAGGGATCGATTTCTTTGGGTTGGGTCTGGAAAGTGGGATTGAAAAGTTAGTGTTTGCTTGGCTTATCTTTTCCCTGTTATTGACCATAATCACATTTTTTAAATTTATCTGGCTGGGAACTGGTGCATTCTTATTTAGCCTTAATAAAATCGCTTTTCCACATTTTTTCTACCTTTTAAAAGTTAGGGGGTTTGCACTTTTCATTATCATAGGTATGCTCGTGCTTGTGTATGCGAACAATTGGGTTTCTTTGTATGAGCATTTCTCTTATATGTATTATACTTTTTTCCTAATATATTCTTTGGGATTAATAGGCTTGGCAATATGGTTGTATAAAAAAAATGGATTTAATAATTATCATTTATTTTCTTACCTTTGCACCTCGGAATTGATCCCATTTTTGGTTATTTGTAAATTACTCCTAGGGTAA
- a CDS encoding POTRA domain-containing protein, translated as MAQDTAYMLTINLLCEGEEVKQMSRSFTDSLQMLSFKEGIVDSLQQEGYFYPEFEIDLEEGGEVQLSLELGDQTRWLALGKGNLEPWLLTKLNFPFHLAEGRPFRFKEWQKLMLDVLEIGQNNGYPFIAVKLDSIEQGENGISAIIDMDKGPFISFDTLKITGNSKTKPIYLAKKLGIIPGEPFSQKKVEDVTKALNNIPYISVVGNSELSFQNEQATVYLPVNDRKVNTLDGIIGLLPNEIEANKWLVTGQFDLQLYNVGGRGRDYLLNWQRLSQYSQNLKVEAKEPFVLGTNLDLSASFNLLKEDTTFLNRDFTLNIGYQISTTVYLSFFGKRQAGDLLAVSAYENASKLPEIADFRYNSYGATFAIHRVDDIIMPKQGWQATSTFGIGNKRILENTGIPPELYQEIEKTSLQYYFQTNAAFYYRWRQNLGLKLGVNAGDMDNSNLLLNDLFRLGGLQSIRGFNENYFYTNRYIYINVEPRFYFGTYSYFLLFTDLGSVENKVGTALQEWPISFGGGLNLETSGGIFKFVYAMGQAGSQPLGFNYSRIHFGFTGRF; from the coding sequence ATGGCTCAGGATACAGCTTACATGCTTACTATTAATCTCCTTTGTGAGGGTGAGGAGGTCAAGCAAATGAGTCGATCTTTTACTGATAGTTTGCAAATGCTTAGCTTTAAAGAGGGGATTGTGGATTCTTTGCAGCAAGAAGGATACTTCTATCCTGAATTTGAAATTGATTTGGAAGAAGGAGGAGAGGTTCAGTTGTCCTTAGAGCTGGGAGATCAGACCAGATGGTTGGCATTGGGGAAAGGTAATTTGGAACCTTGGCTCTTAACCAAACTTAATTTTCCATTTCATTTGGCTGAAGGCAGGCCTTTTCGGTTCAAGGAGTGGCAAAAGCTAATGCTTGATGTGCTAGAGATAGGCCAAAATAATGGATACCCTTTTATTGCTGTCAAGCTCGACAGTATAGAGCAAGGTGAAAATGGGATTTCGGCAATAATTGATATGGATAAAGGCCCATTTATTAGCTTTGATACCCTAAAGATTACCGGGAACTCTAAAACTAAGCCGATTTATTTAGCTAAGAAATTGGGAATAATACCCGGGGAGCCTTTTTCTCAGAAAAAAGTAGAGGATGTAACCAAAGCACTTAATAACATTCCCTATATCAGTGTGGTCGGAAATTCAGAGTTGTCTTTCCAAAATGAGCAAGCCACCGTTTACTTACCGGTTAATGATAGGAAGGTCAATACCCTAGATGGTATAATTGGTTTGTTGCCCAATGAAATTGAAGCCAATAAATGGTTGGTAACCGGGCAATTTGATTTGCAGTTGTATAATGTAGGAGGAAGGGGAAGGGATTATTTACTCAATTGGCAACGATTAAGCCAATATTCGCAGAATTTAAAGGTGGAGGCAAAAGAACCTTTTGTATTGGGTACAAATTTGGATTTAAGCGCTTCGTTTAATTTGCTTAAAGAAGATACTACTTTCTTAAATCGGGATTTCACCTTAAATATTGGTTATCAAATAAGTACCACTGTTTATTTAAGTTTTTTCGGGAAAAGACAGGCGGGGGATTTGTTGGCCGTGAGTGCCTATGAAAATGCATCTAAACTACCTGAAATTGCTGATTTTAGGTACAACAGTTATGGGGCTACATTTGCTATCCATCGGGTAGATGATATAATTATGCCCAAGCAAGGCTGGCAGGCCACCAGCACTTTTGGGATAGGGAATAAGCGAATATTGGAGAATACCGGTATACCTCCTGAATTGTACCAAGAGATTGAGAAAACTTCTCTTCAATATTATTTTCAAACCAATGCAGCTTTCTATTATAGGTGGAGGCAAAATTTAGGCTTGAAGCTTGGGGTAAATGCTGGAGATATGGATAATTCAAATTTGCTTTTAAATGACCTCTTTCGACTTGGAGGCTTACAGAGCATTAGAGGCTTTAATGAGAATTATTTTTATACCAACCGATACATTTATATCAATGTAGAACCTAGGTTTTATTTTGGTACGTATTCATATTTTTTGTTGTTCACAGACTTGGGAAGTGTTGAAAACAAAGTAGGAACAGCTTTACAGGAATGGCCCATCTCTTTTGGTGGAGGATTAAACTTGGAAACTAGCGGTGGTATCTTTAAATTCGTGTACGCAATGGGCCAGGCCGGTAGTCAGCCTTTAGGTTTCAATTATTCTAGAATTCATTTTGGTTTTACAGGTCGTTTTTAA
- a CDS encoding SMP-30/gluconolactonase/LRE family protein — translation MNRVFPLICLITFILSSQVLAQMDVKKSLVGKNVELVKVADGFGFTEGPAVDREGNVFFTDQPNNKIYQWKFGTGEILEFTDESGRANGLYFNRQGDLLACADMDNQLWSFDKEGNTKVLIENFKGKRLNGPNDLWINPNPKGGIYITDPLYERKYWDRDPATQQGGNHLYYLGKDGLQFFRVDENLVKPNGIVGTYDGKKLYVADIGAKKTYVYDIEEDGYLTNRQVFVEMGSDGMTIDNRGNVYLTGDGVTIFNSKGVQIGHIPVDEKWTANVCFGAGDRKTLFITASESVYTLQMKVRGVW, via the coding sequence ATGAATCGAGTATTTCCGTTGATTTGTTTAATAACTTTTATTTTGTCCAGCCAGGTTTTAGCACAAATGGATGTTAAAAAAAGTCTGGTAGGGAAAAATGTTGAACTGGTTAAAGTGGCTGATGGATTTGGGTTTACTGAAGGGCCAGCTGTTGATCGGGAAGGTAATGTGTTTTTTACCGACCAACCCAACAATAAGATATACCAATGGAAATTTGGTACCGGAGAAATTCTTGAATTTACTGATGAATCCGGGAGAGCCAATGGTTTGTATTTCAATAGACAAGGAGATTTGTTGGCATGCGCTGATATGGATAACCAACTATGGTCTTTTGACAAGGAAGGAAACACTAAAGTGTTGATAGAAAATTTTAAAGGGAAGAGATTGAATGGTCCAAACGATTTGTGGATAAACCCCAACCCTAAAGGTGGAATTTATATTACAGATCCACTGTACGAAAGGAAGTACTGGGACAGAGATCCGGCTACCCAGCAAGGAGGCAATCACCTCTATTACTTAGGGAAAGATGGCCTTCAGTTTTTTAGGGTTGACGAAAACCTTGTCAAACCAAATGGAATTGTAGGTACCTATGACGGTAAAAAGTTATATGTTGCAGACATAGGGGCAAAAAAGACCTATGTGTATGACATAGAGGAAGACGGTTATTTAACCAATAGACAGGTCTTTGTTGAAATGGGTTCAGATGGTATGACCATTGACAACAGAGGTAATGTATACCTTACTGGAGATGGGGTCACTATTTTTAATAGCAAGGGAGTTCAAATTGGGCATATACCGGTTGATGAAAAATGGACAGCAAATGTTTGTTTTGGGGCGGGTGATAGGAAAACCCTATTTATCACTGCTTCTGAGTCGGTCTATACCCTTCAGATGAAGGTGAGGGGTGTTTGGTAA